From the genome of Sphingobacterium sp. UGAL515B_05:
CATATCGAATAGCTCGCAACATGCCTTCTGCGCATATAGGCCGACCGGGCCGAGGGAAAGTATTGCAATTTCCTCACCTGAACGGAGTTTTCTGCCTTTTCCGATTTGAACCTTAGTAAATTTGTCGGAATGTTGATCCTTTATACCCGAACCCTTTGGGTAACGAATTGCAAATGGTCCTTCAGTAGTGTCGTGCTGAGCGGTAAATAGTAAATTTTTAAAATCTTTTAAATCCATTGGAGATGCTCCAATGATATTCGGAATGCAGCGGAGAAAAGCAACGTCAAATGCACCTTGATGGGTCGGACCATCTGGGCCGACAACACCGGATCGGTCAATGCAAAAAACTACTTTTAATTTCTGTAAAGCAACATCGTGAATGAGTTGATCATAAGCGCGCTGAAGGAATGTCGAATAGATCACACAAAATGGAAGGAGTCCGTCAGCTGCAAGTCCAGCCGAAAATGTGACTGCATGCTGTTCGCAAATACCAACGTCGAAAACGCGATTAGGCATTTCCCGTTTCATAGCGGTCAGTTTGCTACCTGAAAGCATTGCTGGGCTAATCGCCATAATGCGACTATTGCTTCGCGCCAGCTGTATCAAAGTCTTGCCGAGCACCTCCTGGTAACTTTCATTTTGTGCTGGAGTTACATTGTTTTCTAAACCTGCACCAGTTTCCTTGTCGAATTTTCCCGTGGCATGCCATTGTGACTTATTTAGCATGGCAGGTGCAAAACCTTTTCCTTTCTCTGTTATACAATGTAATATTTTAGGACCAGGAATATGTTTGAGTTTTTTAAATACCTTGATAAGCTTGTGCAGGTTGTGACCGTCTACTGGACCAAAGTACCGAATATTTAAGGCTTCGAAAAAATTACTTGAAGTGATTAGTCCCGATTTTATCAATTTTTCGACTTTCCGCATAGTAGCAATTGACCAGCCGACTCTGCGTCTGTTGGTAGATAAAATCTTTTTAACAATAGACCTTAATCTATTATATGATTGCCCTGACGTCAGATCGGTAAGATAATTTTGTAAAGCTCCTGTATTGGCATCGATAGACATATTGTTGTCATTTAATATAATGAGTACGTTTGCCTGTTCGAAACCAATGTTATTTAGCGCTTCAAATGCTAAACCGGCTGTAATAGCACCATCGCAAATCACAGCAATATGCTGACGAACGTGATCACCCTTATATTTGGCAGCGGTTGCCATACCGAGAATTGCGGATAACGAGGTTGAGGAATGACCGGTACCAAAGGCATCAAATTCATTTTCTTCCATGGAAGGAAATCCACTTATACCTCCTAAACGTCGGTTTGAATGAAAGAGGTGAGCTCTTCCAGTGAGTAACTTATGCACATAAGCCTGATGCCCAACATCCCAAATGAGTTTGTCTATAGGAGTGTTAAATACGTAATGCAGTGCTATGGTAAGTTCTACGACACCAAGGCTTGAACTAAAATGGCCACCATTATTAGCGATATGGTCAATTAAGAAAGTTCTTAGTTCATGAGTCAATTCGGGTAAAACATCTTGCGGAAGATCTCGCAAGTATGTTGGGGTGTTGATGTGGTAATTGCCTGTCATTTCTTTTTTACACAAATTTAGATTGATTAGATTTGTAGTACAGGTACAGTGTATGTAAAAATGATCAGTACAGATGAAAAGTTACAAGTTTGAAATCTTTACACAAATTATAGAGAAGAATATAAAATCCGGAATCTATAAGCCAGGCCAGAAGCTGCCTTCGGTACGTGAGTTGAAGGATTATTATGGATTCAGCATGACTACAATACAGGCAGGATATGATTATCTCATGATTAAGGGGGTAGTAGAAAGTGTTCCAAAATCGGGTTATTATGTTGGCGTGAAAAATGAAAAAGTAATAGAGTCCAGTCAAGTCATACGTCCGCCGGTCGTGCGGGATGCGGTCTTTGAGCAGGGGATTGGGTTAACAACCTCCTCACGATTAAATCGACATTTTTCGGAATTTAATGTTGCAGCTCCCGGCGATCTTTTTGTTCCTCAAAAGCTTTTGCTTCGAACGATGCAACAAGTTATTCGGGAAAAGGGAGCTGGATTATTACGGTATTATCCAACAAATGGCTCAACACTGCTGAGAGACAATATTGTTAGCCGAGCGGCGTCGCAGCGGACGTTGTTAAACACCGAAGAATTATTGATAACAGACGGTGCTTTACAGGCATTGTATATTGCCTTAACAGCTGTATGTAAATGCGGGGATGTGATTGCGGTAGAAAGCCCATGTGTATTTTCTGTATTGGAAGTCATTAGGGTGTTAAAATTGCGTGTTATCGAGATTCCTGTCGGTACGAATGAGGGATTTGATATAGATATTTTTAGACAGGCATGTAAAGGAAATGCAGTAAAAGCAGTGGTTCTTACGCCCAACTTTCATAACCCAACAGGCATTTTACTTTCAAACGAACAGAAAATTACTTTATTGGCAATTGCTTATCAATATAATGTAGCTGTTATTGAGAATGATATCTATGGCGATCTGAACTTTCAGGGAAGTAGACCTTCGACAATAAAAGAATATGATGAAAGTGGCTTAGTGATGACATTTTCATCCTATTCAAAAACACTTGCACCTGGTATTCGGCTGGGATGGCTAAGTACAGGAAAATTTCTAAAAGATGCTGAACGGATTAAGTTTGCATTAGGGAGCACAGTTTCACCATTAAATCAAGAAACTGTGAACCGTTTGATTGGCAGTAGTAGTTACGATCGGCATATTCGCTCCTTGAAGATGCAATTGGCAAAAAATGCGTATATGGCAATCAATCTTATTGCTTCCAGTTTCCCTGAAAAAACTGAAGTTGTTACACCTCAAGGGGGATATAATCTCTGGGTGAAAATACCTGAAGGAATCAATATGCATGATTTCTACATACAGTGTGAAAGAATAGGAGCAAGGTTTACTCCCGGATATACCTTTTCTTTTTCAAATAACTTTGGGCGTTATTTTAGATTGGTAATTGCCGATAAATTTACTGAAAAACGGATTGAGGCAATTCAGCAGGTAGGTCGATATGTATGTGAGGCCCCGTAATATCTGTATCGGTTGTAATTATGCGATGTGTATCGAAAATCCCAATTTATAGCATTTACATTTGTGTATTTAAATGTAGATGCAAATAATGAATATAATCACAAAATTTACAGTTGCTACAGAACAAGGCATTGAAGTGCTATCCATGCTTACCAAAGCATTGGCTGTAGAAAAATTCGCTCAGTTATTGAAACCGGCTGAATTAGATCGTTATATTGTTGAAAATTTTAACATCAATACCCTTGTGAACGAAATAAACAGTATGTCAAATCAATGGTTGGTGACCTATGTTGACGATCAACCGATGGGGTATGCGAGAATAACGTCAAAAGGACAAAAGCCAGCAAATCTAGGAGGTAAACGTGCCATACGAATTGCGGATTTTGGTGTTTGCCCACATGAAGTTCAACCACAAATAGAGGCATCATTAATGGATAAATGTCTTGCGGTGTGTAGTTCTTACGAAATCATTTGGATTAATGAACCTATAGGGAGTTCCTTTATTGAAATTTTTGAACAAAAAGGGTTCATAAAACAACAGGAGATTAGCCAATTTGAGGGAGTACCATTAGAATCAGCATTTTATCTTAAGGTCAACTAGAGGTGGTGTGGAAACTCAGATGTAATAAAAAAGCACACTGATTCCGGTCTTTTTTGTTTAAATAGGACTCTTACTATTGAAGGTTGT
Proteins encoded in this window:
- the dxs gene encoding 1-deoxy-D-xylulose-5-phosphate synthase: MTGNYHINTPTYLRDLPQDVLPELTHELRTFLIDHIANNGGHFSSSLGVVELTIALHYVFNTPIDKLIWDVGHQAYVHKLLTGRAHLFHSNRRLGGISGFPSMEENEFDAFGTGHSSTSLSAILGMATAAKYKGDHVRQHIAVICDGAITAGLAFEALNNIGFEQANVLIILNDNNMSIDANTGALQNYLTDLTSGQSYNRLRSIVKKILSTNRRRVGWSIATMRKVEKLIKSGLITSSNFFEALNIRYFGPVDGHNLHKLIKVFKKLKHIPGPKILHCITEKGKGFAPAMLNKSQWHATGKFDKETGAGLENNVTPAQNESYQEVLGKTLIQLARSNSRIMAISPAMLSGSKLTAMKREMPNRVFDVGICEQHAVTFSAGLAADGLLPFCVIYSTFLQRAYDQLIHDVALQKLKVVFCIDRSGVVGPDGPTHQGAFDVAFLRCIPNIIGASPMDLKDFKNLLFTAQHDTTEGPFAIRYPKGSGIKDQHSDKFTKVQIGKGRKLRSGEEIAILSLGPVGLYAQKACCELFDMGIHIAHYDLRFFKPLDEELLHEIFQTYPFVITLEDGCITGGAGTAVMEFMADHGYKASVKRLGLPDSFAIQGSQEELHRLYNYDKDAIINTIKELYATIHPSNIHIRSYEN
- a CDS encoding PLP-dependent aminotransferase family protein gives rise to the protein MKSYKFEIFTQIIEKNIKSGIYKPGQKLPSVRELKDYYGFSMTTIQAGYDYLMIKGVVESVPKSGYYVGVKNEKVIESSQVIRPPVVRDAVFEQGIGLTTSSRLNRHFSEFNVAAPGDLFVPQKLLLRTMQQVIREKGAGLLRYYPTNGSTLLRDNIVSRAASQRTLLNTEELLITDGALQALYIALTAVCKCGDVIAVESPCVFSVLEVIRVLKLRVIEIPVGTNEGFDIDIFRQACKGNAVKAVVLTPNFHNPTGILLSNEQKITLLAIAYQYNVAVIENDIYGDLNFQGSRPSTIKEYDESGLVMTFSSYSKTLAPGIRLGWLSTGKFLKDAERIKFALGSTVSPLNQETVNRLIGSSSYDRHIRSLKMQLAKNAYMAINLIASSFPEKTEVVTPQGGYNLWVKIPEGINMHDFYIQCERIGARFTPGYTFSFSNNFGRYFRLVIADKFTEKRIEAIQQVGRYVCEAP
- a CDS encoding N-acetyltransferase, whose product is MNIITKFTVATEQGIEVLSMLTKALAVEKFAQLLKPAELDRYIVENFNINTLVNEINSMSNQWLVTYVDDQPMGYARITSKGQKPANLGGKRAIRIADFGVCPHEVQPQIEASLMDKCLAVCSSYEIIWINEPIGSSFIEIFEQKGFIKQQEISQFEGVPLESAFYLKVN